A single region of the Nicotiana sylvestris chromosome 6, ASM39365v2, whole genome shotgun sequence genome encodes:
- the LOC138870467 gene encoding uncharacterized protein: protein MAPFEVLYGWRYRSPIGWFKPCEAKFYGTDLVKDVLDKVKLIQERLRTTQSRQKSYADQKARDVSFMVGEKLDESLGYEEDPVAIVDRQDFQLRSKRISAVRVQYRGQPVEEVTWESEEDTRSTYTHLLGTSDSDLNIDAR, encoded by the exons atggctccatttgaggttTTATATGGGTGGCGAtatcgttctcctatcgggtggtttaaGCCTTGTGAGGCTAAGTTTTATGGCACAGACTTGGTGAAGGATGTCTTGGataaggtgaagttgattcaagAAAGGCTTCGAACGactcagtctagacagaagagttatgcggatcagaaggcgcgtgatgtatcattcatggttggcgagaag ctggatgagagtttgggttatgaggaggatccagttgccattgttgatagacaggatttccagttaagatccaagaggatttcagcGGTGAGGGTCCAGTacaggggccaaccagtcgaggaggtgacctgggaatCCGAGGAAGACACGCGGAGCACATATACGCACTTATTAGGcacctcag actctgatctgaatatTGATGCTCGCTAG